In Episyrphus balteatus chromosome 4, idEpiBalt1.1, whole genome shotgun sequence, the sequence TTGGACCAATCGGAatagtttgtttgtttgttggatTAAACATATTgttctttgttttaaaaagatcACCAATTAGCTGCGTTTCAAAGGGAACTGTATGTTTAAGCCATCGTTCCATTGACTGCCAATGAGTTTCGTATAGAGAAATAGGTCGTATGAGGTGGTAGAATCTACAAACATCTGAAGGACGTATAATATCACACTTGAAACCAGTTTTTGTTCGCACAAATATGTGTAAGCTTTTAAGAGTACGGTCTGGCATTGAAATACTTCTATTGAAAACAGATTTTTCAACCCCATAGAGATTCCGAATAGCATGAGTAATTATTTGTAGATGATTGAAATCCTTAATATTCATTTTGACCAAATAAGATGCGTCCAAACGTATGAGAGTTTTTCCATTGACTTGGTTTTTCTTAAAAGTGTTCTTTAAGGAATTTGATatcaaaatatgtacatataacgataaatttattcaaataatacACCAAACCTGATACTGTGGGAATCCTTGCTTTCTTATCCAATCTGCTACTTCAAGAACGCTCCAATAAAATGGATATGGTAACTCAATCTTATCCAGCACTGATGCACAAATTTCAACCAGTTTATCTGGAGATGTCCTCAAGCGTATCGAAACTTCGCtcgatttgattttttgaattccTTCTAGCTGGGAACTTAAACAAAACTTATATGAATCCAAAGGCTTTGACTTCTGTGTTTTCGTACTGCGGTCTGCTTTAACGTACTTTTCATCTGATTTTCCGTAAAGAAATGGCATATTGCAGCATTTATTTCGCTAACAGTTCGGTTGGTTGTTCTTGTAATGAATGCGCAAAAGAAAacgaaattgtatttaaaaatatcttaaacaaaacaaaaatagctATAGCAAACATCAACATAAAGAAGTTTGTTTTGCTTGATTTAAGTGGCAAAGTTTCGATTATGTTCCAGGGAGTTGAAGGTACCTATCATCGGTAGTTAATCAAAGAAGTTGGTAGGGTATTGCATTGCGTGACGCTGGGTTGCTCATTCTGGGCTTCCAGTTACAACAATAGTATATTAAAGAATATATACGTATTCTTTAAAAACACACAAAGTAACCCATTAGTGGTAACGGAATGTTTTTTCATGTATGTAATATAGGTCGTGCCAAAAGGAAATTTGTATCTATGttttatgaattcaaaaatCGGTGTTGCGAATGTTTGTATCAGTGAATGCTTGTGTAATACTTTTCTGGGTCAATAAAACTTACTTTCAGATATTTTTACTTAT encodes:
- the LOC129920298 gene encoding uncharacterized protein LOC129920298 isoform X1 produces the protein MPFLYGKSDEKYVKADRSTKTQKSKPLDSYKFCLSSQLEGIQKIKSSEVSIRLRTSPDKLVEICASVLDKIELPYPFYWSVLEVADWIRKQGFPQYQNTFKKNQVNGKTLIRLDASYLVKMNIKDFNHLQIITHAIRNLYGVEKSVFNRSISMPDRTLKSLHIFVRTKTGFKCDIIRPSDVCRFYHLIRPISLYETHWQSMERWLKHTVPFETQLIGDLFKTKNNMFNPTNKQTIPIGPKKNHRDCSGMPPCMCNWTIEKDLISPRQLKCLKTGNKIYHKLRTNEKCKCFEMCKCNESRKGLTVLKENVSHKYDLTYDNRSSTEQSERAH
- the LOC129920298 gene encoding uncharacterized protein LOC129920298 isoform X2 — protein: MPFLYGKSDENSQLEGIQKIKSSEVSIRLRTSPDKLVEICASVLDKIELPYPFYWSVLEVADWIRKQGFPQYQNTFKKNQVNGKTLIRLDASYLVKMNIKDFNHLQIITHAIRNLYGVEKSVFNRSISMPDRTLKSLHIFVRTKTGFKCDIIRPSDVCRFYHLIRPISLYETHWQSMERWLKHTVPFETQLIGDLFKTKNNMFNPTNKQTIPIGPKKNHRDCSGMPPCMCNWTIEKDLISPRQLKCLKTGNKIYHKLRTNEKCKCFEMCKCNESRKGLTVLKENVSHKYDLTYDNRSSTEQSERAH